The DNA region tttataatcctTAGTGTTCAATTTTCAGTTGAACTCTGAGCCACTTTATCCGCAACTACCCTCGTCGCATTCTCCCTCTCTCGCTCACTGTTCTCTGCTAATTCTCTCCCCAGACGGACTGAGAGAGACACCAGAGGCCATGGAAAGGCTTCTATACTCATCTTCTCCAACCCCTTTTAAGCTTCGCCCGAAAAACTCTCCCTTTGTCCATCATCGGCTCTGCGGATTTGATTCGGCCAAACTCGGTTTTCTCCGCCCAACTCGCCCCGAGTCTAAACGGTTCGGCTCATTCTCTTGCAAAAGGAAAAACccatcttcctcctcctcttcttgcTCGTCGTCTGCATCGAGTAATTCACTAGCTCTACCTTCTTCCCTGGTCGGCTCGCCAGCTGGGTCGTTGCCCAAATCCCATTTTCTCAAACGGGTCTCAGTCGGGACTTCTGATCAACAAAAGGTATGATCtctgtgaaattattttgtaaaaattgtcttgtttatttttcctttgtggGGTCTTCTATTACGATTGCAAATGCTCATTTGCTATAATGATTGTTCGGTTCTCTTAATGAGGAAAGGGAAGCCATAATACCAAAATTCACTAACTTACTCGAGCGTTTTTAGGCATTATGTTCTGCTATCCATCTTTTTTTCCCCGTTCTAGGAGGGTTTTTATATGTCCCAGCTAAATCGAGAACTTGGTCGCAATTCATGAAGGATTAGGGCACATGTTTAGGCAGCTAAATGTGAAATTGTGTAGTCGtcaccaaaaaatattttttttaaaaaaagaaagaaagaaagaaagaaagaaaatcaaacgGCTATCTCTTTTGTCTTTCTATTACAGTTGTCTTgcttccatttttcttgttgCTCTTCTTTTTCTGGAATGCAAACCCAACGAATTAAAGGACACcgttctctttttaattttccaaaTTCGTTTCAAGAAGTTTTAAAAGGTTATATAATTACTAATAAAAATGGTTATTTAATTACCCTTTCCCGGTGAAAATATAGTCATAACCCAAAGggtataaattaatatcaataaGTGGGGATGGGTAAGCGTGTATAGATAAATTTTAGCCATTGGGTGTCTCTAAGGTGAAGAATATTCGGGTAGTTTTACATGACCTCCTAGatacttaaattgaaacataaaaAGTAATAAGCATGCTTGTATCTGTGTGCACCCTGTGGAGGAGAGATTAGTGAAAAGGGTGcagacatattttttataataagatgAGGAACTGTAAATCTAAATATTAGACTTTTTATCACTGGGACACCACAGATTGCAGCTGTTTGGAAAATGGCCCctatttgtattctttggtgtatttggagtgaaCGTAATGAGAGACTTTTTGAGGATCATGAACGTTCCTTagaagagtttaggagttttttttttttttttggaagactttGTTTTTGTGGGCTATTGCGTTGGATTTAAATGGGCTTAgctttcatgatttccttgtaacggTTTCTAGTTCATAAAAAGGTGTATGCTtttgtatacctctagtgtacttgggctatgcctatctttttatcaatgaaatatcatattacttatcaaaaaaaaaaatattagacttTTTATGCCACTTGCTGAATGAGGCCAGGTTCTTTCTTTTGAATATCATGAAAAATTCTTGATGTTTAAATGAAACATGCATCCAGATGCTAGTATCAAAaagatttttgttgttgttgtgtttACCTTTTGCAATGTATTATTGGTTGAATTTGGAGAATAGTGGGTGATTTGTTCACTAGCAGGAAAGAAGTGGAGTTTACAAACATGGTGCCCAGTGCCATAGACCAGTCTCTTAATGTTTCAAAACATTGAGCTTAGCAATTTGGTTTATATCCTTTAATATTCTTTCAGTAGACATAAAGAGGGTTATGCCAGAATGATGTTTTCAGTTAATATGTATATGAATAAGATTTTCACTTACCTATTACCACTGCATGGCTTCCAACTCATTTTCTTATATAACcctccatcatttttatttcGTTTTGCACCTCATCCTCGTCGTATTTGGTGCTTAGGGTTTCAACTTATCTACATGGCGACCCCATTATTTCAGAACCTACCTAATTGGTAACTTTTAATCAATGCCAATTAATCTTTTTAGTCCttatccaaaaaacaaaactgaTATGTTTAGTAAAATGGATGTTTGGAAGCACCTGTTGGATCCTTGCTGTTTGAAATTGGATTAAAATTTAAGTTTGTGTGTTCTTATCTGTGTTAAGGtgctgttttgttttaaaagttcTTATTAAATCCATGATTTGGTTATAGTTTACACAAACTGAACATGTCAACTTCGTAATCAGTGCCTGTACTGTAATCATTAGTATCTGTACTGTACAAGAATTCATGCATCATGATTTTGAGGATCTGCACTGGGTGCCAGTCGGCGAGTTCTGTTGCGTTTGAACTGTTTTAAGTTATTGTAGAACtaggttttttttatataataaccTCTTTGGTTGTTACAATTATTGTCTTACTAATACTATGGTTTTAACTTCAAATGTTCGATCACCCAATATTCTTTACAGGTAATCAATGTGGGGAAATGTATGGTACTCTCTGCTCTCATTATGACCTTACTTCAACCAGTTTTTGCACCGGCGGCTTTTGCAACATTTCAAAGTGCAGCTAAGGCAGGGGgtcctgctgctgctgctgcagttGGGGGAAGGCTTATTCAGACTGAATTACTTAGTAGTGCTTGGACTGGTTTCTTTGCTGGTTGCTTACACACACTATCAGGACCTGACCACCTTGCTGCTTTAGCTCCACTCTCAATCGGTCGTAGCCGCATGGAAAGTGCTGTTGTTGGAGCACTTTGGGGGTGTGGCCATGATGCTGGTCAGGTTATTTTTGGCTTACTGTTTCTGCTGTTAAAAGACCGGCTCCACATTGAAGTAATCCGAACATGGGGCACCAGAGTAGTGGGGGTTACCCTTCTTGCTATTGGTGCTATGGGCATAAGGGAAGCTTCAGAAATCCCCACCCCATGTGTTGCCTTGGAAAATGGTGAGTGTGATGTTAGCATTTACGAATCACTCGAAAACCCAGCAgttgggaagaagaaaattggtTTTGCCACTTTTGCCACTGGGATAGTCCACGGGCTTCAACCAGATGCATTGATGATGGTCTTGCCAGCACTTGCCTTGCCTTCTCGCACAGCTGGCGCTGCATTTCTTATTATGTTCTTGCTTGGGACTGTGGTTGCAATGGGAAGCTATACGGTGTTTATAGGCTCATGTAGCCAGGCATTAAAGGATAGGGTACCAAGAATAACTGAGAAACTTACATGGGCTTCTTCCTTTGTAGCAATTGCTCTTGGATTTGCCATCATCATTAGCCAGTTTTTTGGGTATAGCCTATATTAATACCTCCTCCCAACTTTCGAGATCAACATTTTGTAGGCGTCCTTGTTAGTCTTAGAAAAAGAGTTCAGAAGGATCATCCAATTTATTTACCGCAAAAGTTAAAGCATCTTGTCTTGATAAGAATCATCATCCTCTTTAATCTGTCTCCTTTGGc from Carya illinoinensis cultivar Pawnee chromosome 6, C.illinoinensisPawnee_v1, whole genome shotgun sequence includes:
- the LOC122313386 gene encoding uncharacterized protein LOC122313386 yields the protein MERLLYSSSPTPFKLRPKNSPFVHHRLCGFDSAKLGFLRPTRPESKRFGSFSCKRKNPSSSSSSCSSSASSNSLALPSSLVGSPAGSLPKSHFLKRVSVGTSDQQKVINVGKCMVLSALIMTLLQPVFAPAAFATFQSAAKAGGPAAAAAVGGRLIQTELLSSAWTGFFAGCLHTLSGPDHLAALAPLSIGRSRMESAVVGALWGCGHDAGQVIFGLLFLLLKDRLHIEVIRTWGTRVVGVTLLAIGAMGIREASEIPTPCVALENGECDVSIYESLENPAVGKKKIGFATFATGIVHGLQPDALMMVLPALALPSRTAGAAFLIMFLLGTVVAMGSYTVFIGSCSQALKDRVPRITEKLTWASSFVAIALGFAIIISQFFGYSLY